Proteins encoded together in one Planctomycetaceae bacterium window:
- a CDS encoding LysR family transcriptional regulator has protein sequence MQIETLQIFCDLAELKSFSGAAQKNMISQSAVSQQLAQLEKAFNTALIDRNRKSFGLTAAGELFYNTCKDIISRYENFHSGLNFLKNSSKSKISIAAIYSIGIHSLQNYIKKFIELHPQVHLDIEYLSDTDIYNRLLLGKIDVGFVAAPRNHPDIQIFDFVDEPLVLVCGPQHPFAKKTSIDIYMVQYQPFVAFAGNLPTRNWIDQLLLKYNVVVKPAMEFDNVEIIKRVVEMNNVISIMPVTTIQHELASGTLKAIPFDNGKFTRPTGMIIHKNRIMNKNLKAFIELLGK, from the coding sequence ATGCAAATTGAAACGCTCCAGATTTTCTGCGATTTAGCGGAGTTAAAAAGTTTTTCAGGCGCCGCCCAGAAGAATATGATTAGCCAGTCGGCCGTCTCGCAGCAGCTCGCGCAGCTTGAAAAAGCGTTTAATACTGCGCTCATCGACCGCAACAGAAAATCTTTCGGCCTGACTGCCGCCGGAGAGCTATTTTACAACACGTGCAAAGACATTATCAGCAGATACGAGAATTTTCACAGCGGCCTTAATTTCCTGAAAAATTCCTCGAAGAGCAAAATCAGCATAGCCGCCATATACAGCATTGGAATCCACAGTCTGCAAAATTACATTAAAAAGTTTATCGAGCTTCATCCGCAGGTGCATCTCGACATTGAATATCTAAGCGACACAGACATTTACAATCGGCTGCTGCTTGGCAAAATAGATGTCGGCTTCGTCGCAGCGCCGAGGAATCATCCGGATATACAGATTTTCGATTTCGTTGACGAGCCGTTGGTATTGGTTTGCGGCCCGCAGCACCCGTTCGCAAAAAAAACTTCAATTGATATTTATATGGTTCAGTACCAGCCTTTCGTAGCTTTCGCAGGAAATCTGCCGACGCGTAACTGGATTGACCAGCTTCTTTTGAAATACAATGTCGTGGTTAAACCCGCGATGGAGTTTGACAACGTGGAAATCATCAAGCGTGTCGTTGAAATGAACAACGTGATAAGCATTATGCCCGTGACCACGATACAGCACGAGCTGGCAAGCGGAACTTTGAAAGCCATTCCGTTTGACAACGGAAAATTCACCCGCCCGACCGGCATGATAATCCACAAAAACCGCATTATGAACAAAAACCTCAAGGCGTTTATCGAACTGCTCGGCAAATAA
- a CDS encoding HAD family hydrolase: MKKIKAVIFDLDGTITEPYLNFDEIREEIGLAPNAGPLLEEMEKMTPAQREKADAILYKYEQASIEHSTLNKGAAETFKKLVEMKIPIGILTRNTRSNASAVAQKHNLIFDAVVDREDKPVKPHPYGVEKLCRHFNVEPAETLVIGDYLFDLQSAKAAGAIAVLMKNSEKSEQFASFADFTIDSLTEIIDIINRT, translated from the coding sequence ATGAAAAAAATTAAAGCGGTAATATTCGATTTAGACGGCACAATAACCGAGCCATACCTGAATTTCGATGAAATACGGGAAGAAATCGGCCTTGCGCCGAATGCCGGCCCGCTGCTGGAAGAAATGGAAAAGATGACTCCCGCTCAAAGAGAAAAAGCGGATGCAATTCTTTACAAATACGAACAGGCCTCAATAGAACATTCAACGCTGAACAAAGGCGCAGCAGAAACTTTTAAAAAACTTGTCGAAATGAAAATTCCCATCGGCATCCTGACTCGAAATACCCGCTCGAACGCCTCGGCAGTCGCCCAAAAACACAATCTGATATTTGACGCTGTCGTTGACCGCGAAGACAAGCCGGTAAAGCCGCATCCTTACGGCGTGGAAAAACTTTGCAGACACTTCAATGTCGAGCCGGCCGAAACGCTGGTTATTGGCGATTATTTATTTGACCTGCAATCAGCAAAAGCCGCCGGTGCGATAGCGGTACTGATGAAGAATTCTGAAAAGTCCGAACAATTCGCCTCTTTCGCCGATTTCACCATTGACAGCCTGACGGAAATAATAGATATAATAAATAGAACATAG
- a CDS encoding MBL fold metallo-hydrolase, which yields MQINTLVLGAYENNCYILRKDNSADCLIIDTGLDNDPLLEYLEQNNLNPLALVLTHGHGDHIAGVEFLREAYKNIKVYIHKADAEMLASAVKNCSAMVGERIESKPADILIEKEGRMDFAGFKFDVLHTPGHTPGGICLYSSENKTIFTGDTLFANSVGRTDFPSYDAHKCMQQLIENIQKKILVLPDDTKVLPGHGPASIIRMEKKHNPYLN from the coding sequence ATGCAGATAAACACATTAGTATTAGGCGCGTATGAAAACAATTGTTACATCCTCCGCAAAGACAATTCAGCGGACTGTCTGATTATAGACACCGGCTTAGACAACGACCCGCTGCTTGAATATCTTGAGCAGAACAATCTTAACCCGCTGGCGTTAGTTCTCACCCACGGCCACGGCGATCACATCGCTGGCGTTGAATTCTTGCGCGAAGCATACAAGAACATTAAGGTTTATATCCACAAAGCGGACGCCGAAATGCTCGCCAGTGCAGTAAAAAATTGTTCCGCTATGGTAGGCGAAAGAATTGAAAGCAAACCGGCCGACATTCTCATTGAAAAAGAAGGCCGGATGGATTTCGCGGGTTTCAAATTTGATGTTCTCCACACGCCCGGCCACACACCAGGCGGAATTTGCCTTTACAGTAGCGAGAACAAAACAATATTCACAGGCGACACATTATTTGCCAATTCCGTCGGCAGAACTGACTTTCCCAGCTATGATGCGCATAAATGCATGCAGCAGTTGATTGAAAACATCCAAAAAAAGATTCTCGTACTGCCGGACGACACAAAAGTCCTCCCCGGCCACGGCCCGGCCTCCATAATCAGGATGGAGAAAAAGCACAATCCGTATCTGAATTAA
- the rpmH gene encoding 50S ribosomal protein L34, producing the protein MENHRISKVKKKRKSGFLAKMRTPGGRKVLKRRRRIGRSLKLRNV; encoded by the coding sequence ATGGAAAATCATCGTATAAGTAAGGTTAAAAAGAAGCGAAAAAGCGGGTTTTTGGCAAAAATGAGAACCCCCGGTGGACGCAAAGTCCTCAAGAGAAGACGCCGCATAGGCAGATCTTTAAAACTGCGCAACGTATAA
- a CDS encoding HAD hydrolase-like protein: protein MKYKHIIWDWNGTLLDDARLCVEVLNSMLAGRGMKTTTLPQYQNDFDFPVLNYYLKLGFDFSKEEYDAVAREYISAYQAQYQKCSLRSGVLDFITKLKKAGLSQSVLSASQQSSLLTAIEHYKLKDLFENICGLDDYYAHGKVDAGKKLLKNLSASGQDILLIGDTTHDYEVACELGADCMLLPAGHQSRKRLITTGAKVCDNFKEAAKILYVAQF, encoded by the coding sequence ATGAAATACAAACATATTATCTGGGACTGGAACGGCACGCTGCTCGACGACGCCCGGCTTTGTGTGGAAGTACTCAATTCAATGCTCGCCGGCAGGGGAATGAAAACGACGACCCTTCCGCAATATCAAAACGATTTCGATTTTCCGGTTCTCAATTATTACCTGAAACTCGGGTTCGATTTCTCAAAGGAAGAATACGATGCAGTCGCACGTGAATATATTTCCGCTTATCAGGCTCAATATCAAAAATGTTCCCTGCGCAGCGGAGTTCTGGATTTTATAACGAAACTCAAAAAGGCGGGGCTGTCTCAATCTGTTTTGTCGGCATCGCAGCAGTCCTCGCTGCTGACAGCGATTGAACATTATAAATTAAAAGACTTATTTGAAAATATCTGCGGATTGGACGACTATTACGCGCACGGGAAAGTCGATGCAGGCAAAAAACTGCTGAAAAATCTGTCGGCCAGCGGCCAAGATATACTTCTAATTGGCGATACGACCCACGATTATGAAGTGGCGTGCGAACTAGGTGCCGATTGTATGCTGCTGCCTGCCGGCCATCAGTCCAGGAAAAGACTAATCACGACAGGCGCAAAAGTATGTGATAATTTTAAAGAGGCTGCGAAAATCTTATACGTTGCGCAGTTTTAA
- a CDS encoding HEAT repeat domain-containing protein has protein sequence MNLICIQKHNIKLTAALAILMCCCNAVSFGQEDNQLKINQWTLFNSTDEQIRVDTAKELIVDPTPDARKILLEALNSTDNVGAPSSVCQALSTYRSSAFLIPNRLDFILPLMNILRGANPDTGKLAAQAMLIFSLKEIKNYIDPIFRKPELPDTTRKNAVYALKLRPDKEAVLQLIDLLDSDDPVISSAAVQALDEWMPIGTDKKKWQKIRGDIERGKMDIVRERLLTGQDKIRSLKEDVLKWQKRYLASLDNIYLATTDDSIRAKFVAENLAFEHPSVKLWAIEKINMWQKSGKPLPVDVMQNPLVALVSDSEPEIRIAAIKLLGLLTNINSADALALQLKKEVFPDVKTEIIIALSHVCNFALSPGSQTQINPQIRIDTLHAAVDFFNDVKPVESAEVIRNLLLQNGLEESEVKPYFEYIAANYHKTQDEQIRTRLLEEMQRLCGNDSYYKAIAGEAFKDIFASAIDDKNSFVAEPAVSGLLRIDQAGAFALLKSKNFESHTSGKIRAELIAAAGQIGTAQDLQWLETLADTAETEDERQKASEAMMNIFQYCPTDALITWGQKLSAKAKTKKDDILQTKSRMLFEAAEKKAEAEHDANALTRLQRKLADSYADALLYVPAAKYYGVLLQNTSDPNEKEELTTQLVDVNIRGGQIESVKQLLTNTLLAGDIGPDRKVAEILNKYFSENRGKDVAGKLLRTLAAIELPKNAQYPLWTDQMARWRVMSANAPKLPAAPNKAAVVPDSNSQK, from the coding sequence ATGAATCTGATTTGCATACAAAAACACAATATTAAACTCACGGCAGCGTTAGCGATTCTGATGTGCTGCTGTAATGCCGTCAGTTTCGGTCAGGAAGACAATCAGTTAAAAATCAATCAGTGGACATTGTTTAACTCAACAGACGAACAAATACGAGTAGATACGGCAAAAGAGCTTATAGTAGATCCAACGCCTGATGCCAGAAAAATTCTGCTCGAAGCTCTTAACTCAACCGATAATGTCGGCGCACCCAGTTCAGTATGCCAAGCTTTAAGCACCTATCGCAGTTCGGCTTTTCTTATTCCCAACCGATTGGATTTTATACTGCCTCTGATGAATATCCTGCGAGGGGCAAATCCAGATACCGGCAAGCTTGCGGCGCAGGCAATGTTGATTTTCAGTTTAAAGGAAATCAAAAATTACATCGACCCAATCTTTCGAAAACCAGAACTGCCGGATACTACCAGAAAAAACGCGGTTTATGCTCTGAAGCTTCGGCCAGACAAGGAAGCGGTGCTTCAGCTTATTGATCTGCTGGACAGCGACGACCCTGTAATCTCTTCTGCGGCGGTGCAGGCGCTGGACGAGTGGATGCCGATAGGGACAGATAAAAAGAAATGGCAAAAAATACGCGGCGATATCGAACGCGGGAAAATGGATATTGTTCGCGAACGTCTGCTGACCGGCCAGGATAAAATTCGTTCACTTAAGGAAGACGTTCTTAAATGGCAGAAAAGGTATCTCGCTTCACTCGATAATATTTACCTGGCAACGACAGATGACAGCATTCGTGCGAAATTCGTAGCGGAAAATCTCGCGTTCGAGCATCCATCGGTCAAACTCTGGGCAATCGAAAAAATAAATATGTGGCAGAAAAGCGGCAAACCTCTGCCAGTCGATGTGATGCAGAATCCGCTGGTAGCATTAGTTTCCGATAGCGAACCGGAGATACGAATCGCAGCGATAAAACTGCTCGGATTGCTGACGAATATTAATTCGGCAGATGCGCTTGCGTTACAGCTTAAAAAAGAAGTTTTTCCGGATGTAAAGACGGAAATTATAATTGCGCTTAGTCATGTATGTAATTTTGCGCTTTCACCCGGTTCGCAAACACAGATAAATCCGCAAATCAGAATCGATACGTTGCATGCCGCGGTTGATTTTTTCAATGATGTCAAGCCGGTGGAATCGGCGGAAGTAATCCGCAATCTGCTCCTGCAAAATGGACTCGAAGAGTCAGAAGTGAAACCGTATTTCGAGTATATAGCGGCAAACTATCATAAAACACAAGATGAGCAGATTCGCACCCGTTTGCTTGAGGAAATGCAGCGGCTGTGCGGTAATGACAGCTATTACAAAGCAATCGCAGGCGAGGCTTTCAAAGATATATTTGCGTCGGCAATAGACGACAAAAACAGCTTTGTGGCAGAGCCTGCTGTAAGCGGACTTTTGAGAATAGACCAGGCAGGCGCTTTTGCGCTGCTTAAAAGCAAAAATTTTGAAAGCCACACAAGCGGCAAAATACGCGCAGAACTGATTGCGGCCGCAGGGCAAATCGGTACTGCACAAGACCTTCAATGGCTCGAAACACTGGCCGATACCGCCGAAACAGAAGATGAAAGACAAAAAGCGTCAGAAGCAATGATGAATATCTTCCAATATTGCCCAACAGACGCTCTGATTACGTGGGGACAAAAATTATCGGCTAAGGCAAAAACGAAAAAAGACGATATACTGCAAACTAAATCAAGAATGCTGTTCGAGGCGGCAGAGAAAAAAGCCGAGGCAGAACATGATGCCAATGCACTGACTCGTCTGCAGCGAAAACTGGCGGATTCGTATGCCGATGCTTTATTGTATGTGCCGGCGGCGAAATATTACGGAGTACTGCTGCAAAATACGTCCGATCCCAATGAAAAGGAAGAGTTGACGACACAACTGGTCGATGTAAATATCCGCGGCGGTCAAATCGAATCAGTCAAGCAGCTTTTGACCAATACACTTCTTGCCGGCGATATTGGGCCGGACAGGAAAGTCGCGGAAATACTGAATAAGTATTTTTCCGAAAATCGCGGGAAAGACGTTGCAGGGAAATTACTGCGAACGCTTGCGGCCATCGAACTTCCTAAAAACGCTCAATATCCGCTGTGGACAGATCAAATGGCCAGATGGCGAGTTATGTCGGCCAATGCTCCGAAACTGCCGGCTGCCCCGAACAAGGCTGCCGTTGTTCCAGACAGTAATTCCCAAAAATAG